The following are encoded in a window of Podospora pseudoanserina strain CBS 124.78 chromosome 6, whole genome shotgun sequence genomic DNA:
- the CSK1 gene encoding mitogen-activated protein kinase (EggNog:ENOG503P0VQ; COG:G): MSDSADWRAALTASERYDNIQRLTKALTASGGGAFSFEDEAYKTSTSREEYDSACNPPPSSPPYSPPEGVTTPASPGIKIGSYANCHCIDDGATSQVYRSDTYALKVIVETNIAPHNPRLEARLLSSLSHENIINLIETFYDQSARFVLVFPYMPLTLNRVLEQHTESNTTLPSRQTNHIFVALFSALDYLHTQGIIHRDIKPSSLLLSSPFSASSPVPSITLIDFGTAWSPEHSPPTEPADNKILDIGTSQYRAPEVLFGNKSYTTAVDIWAAGVMLAECIMKPCPRPLFESRGVHEDGNQLGLILSIFKTIGSPTEETWPEAGRGGKEGLRTVPWESWRAFERRGWEEVLPEVVGDRWRELVGRCVRYQSGWRVRAGEAVEILRGGK; the protein is encoded by the exons ATGTCAGACTCGGCTGATTGGAGGGCTGCACTTACAGCCTCGGAACGATATGACAACATCCAGAGGCT AACCAAGGCACTGACTGCCTCTGGAGGTGGTGCGTTTAGCTTTGAGGATGAAGCTTACAAGACATCTACCAGCAGA GAAGAATATGATTCCGCCTGcaatccaccaccatcctctccgccataCTCACCACCAGAAGGTGTCACTACTCCTGCAAGTCCCGGCATCAAAATAGGTAGCTATGCAAACTGTCACTGCATCGATGACGGCGCCACCTCCCAAGTCTATCGCTCCGATACCTACGCCCTCAAAGTCATTGTCGAAACCAACATCGCCCCTCACAACCCCCGCCTCGAAGCTAGGCTCTTGTCGTCCTTGTCCCACGagaacatcatcaacctcatcgaaACATTTTATGACCAATCCGCCCGCTTCGTTCTCGTCTTCCCTTACATGCCTCTGACTCTCAACCGGGTTCTCGAGCAACACACCGaatccaacaccaccctcccatcccgaCAAACTAACCACATCTTTGTCGCTCTATTCTCGGCTTTGGATTACCTACACACCCAAGGCATCATCCACCGGGACATCAAACCCTCGTCTCTGCTTttatcctcccccttctccgcctcaTCTCCCGTCCCCAGCATCACACTGATAGACTTTGGCACAGCCTGGTCACCCGAGCACTCACCGCCAACCGAACCAGCGGATAACAAAATCCTCGACATTGGCACAAGCCAGTACCGTGCTCCTGAGGTGCTATTCGGCAACAAGTCGTACACCACAGCGGTGGATATCTGGGCTGCGGGCGTGATGTTGGCGGAGTGTATCATGAAGCCGTGTCCCAGGCCGTTGTTTGAAAGTAGGGGTGTACACGAAGATGGGAACCAGCTCGGGTTGATATTGAGTATTTTCAAGACGATTGGGAGTCCGACAGAGGAGACCTGGCCAGAGGCAGGGAGGGGcgggaaggaggggttgaggacTGTTCCGTGGGAGAGTTGGAGGGCTTTtgaaaggagggggtgggaggaggtgctgccggaggtggtgggggacaggtggagggagctggtggggaggtgtgTGAGGTATCAGAGTGGGTGGAGGGTCAGGGCTggagaggcggtggagattttgagaggggggaagtGA
- the SYP1 gene encoding SYP1 family protein (EggNog:ENOG503NYRN; COG:S), producing the protein MAATDDLSRAEYPAMLANLQPTQAVQTLSDRVKRITKVNNEIADWLQERKRVEEQYVAGLRKLLVFKVPNASSELGLVAQSVFQAPWDKILQSTDAIAASHHLLAQRIEKDVEHSLRTFQNKKEMQNIQNIGANLQTMARELDDAAEKSEKLSKKGGKANAQKVDQAASRLEAANQQWESQAPFIFETLQALDEQRINHLRDVLTQFETHEVDQATRTQAAAEEVLNMMLEVNTAKEIENFASKVTAGKPKIERRSTNTRASNVTTPTAAAPPSVHGGHDDDVTSEHSFQHQGHPESKLRSRIGTMLGRRRQSVHAGFGQISPQKGLGPFSRNLGSSHGHALSPRSSSHNLNNDSQNRLSSVVETPKSPGAADHRDSTAEKENARASHEGPNGTNGVTGGDGNKDVQSSSLLNGTAEDIFDVQPPPGPPPAQQKEEPSKDAEGFTIPGAMNDPISRAQREAAAEEGDHMFKLNIQNEPIAEEDQDAKQAALSNVASVLTTMGAPARKTGTVRGRRDVRNTVYMPAPTHEVPGSAFPPSPSLPPTTLARPTPPFSTEGSHTSRASDTQSIRSGTSLGGASSYSGFARLRHPDMHGSEHATGLNSSVIESVSAIFEEGEVKSVKVTGEIALSYNPDPDAAQPDHETIKLNKFSLLESIGPNRTFVGNTLSPDEFTVDISHLGSTTTAFTYRVHSDSDTALASQCPIVIHPVWKPQGDKLGLLLQYRLNPASNLPRPVTLSNLSFVATYEGAKASGVQTKPSGTHLKDKHLVYWRLGDVTLTQDWGKIICRVIGEQNAEPQPGHVEVRWEYTSNESEGPGTGSGISVARLGESKGKERELDEEDPFADAGSLASPKDTRRWVDLPVVRRMVAGKYMSRSESK; encoded by the exons ATGGCTGCCACCGACGACCTCTCGCGGGCCGAGTACCCAGCTATGCTG gccaacctccaaccaacccaagCCGTGCAAACATTGTCCGACCGAGTCAAGCGCATCACGAAAGTCAACAACGAGATCGCCGACTGGCTCCAG GAACGCAAAAGGGTTGAGGAGCAGTACGTCGCCGGCCTGCGAAAGCTGCTTGTCTTCAAGGTGCCCAACGCGTCATCCGAGCTTGGGTTG GTTGCGCAAAGCGTCTTCCAAGCACCATGGGATAAGATCCTTCAGTCTACCGACGCCATTGCTGCTTCCCATCACTTGCTCGCTCAGCGCATCGAGAAAGATGTCGAACACTCCTTACGAACCTTTcagaacaagaaggagatgcagAATATCCAGAACATCGGCGCGAACCTCCAGACTATGGCCAGAGAGCTGGACGATGCCGCCGAAAAGTCGGAGAAGCTGTCCAAGAAGGGCGGCAAGGCTAATGCCCAAAAGGTGGATCAAGCGGCATCCAGGTTGGAAGCTGCCAACCAGCAATGGGAGTCGCAGGCGCCCTTCATCTTCGAAACGCTTCAAGCTTTGGACGAGCAGCGCATCAACCACTTGCGCGACGTGCTGACCCAATTCGAGACACACGAGGTGGACCAGGCAACGCGAACCCAGGCCGCTGCCGAAGAGGTGCTGAACATGATGCTGGAGGTCAACACTGCCAAGGAGATCGAGAACTTTGCGAGCAAGGTCACGGCTGGGAAGCCGAAGATTGAAAGGAGGTCGACCAACACGAGGGCCTCCAACGTCACCACGCCAACCGCAGCAGCCCCCCCTAGCGTTCATGGCGGCCATGACGATGATGTTACTAGCGAACACTCCTTCCAACACCAGGGACACCCAGAATCGAAACTCCGGAGTCGGATCGGCACCATGTTGGGACGCCGACGACAGAGTGTCCATGCCGGGTTTGGGCAAATATCTCCTCAGAAGGGACTCGGCCCATTTTCTCGGAACCTCGGAAGCAGCCACGGCCACGCCCTGTCACCGAGATCTTCGTCTCACAACTTGAACAATGACTCTCAGAATAGGTTATCGTCCGTTGTCGAGACTCCCAAGAGCCCAGGTGCCGCGGATCATCGCGACTCGACagcggagaaggagaatgcCAGGGCTTCACATGAGGGTCCTAACGGCACGAACGGGGTCACTGGTGGGGATGGCAACAAGGATGTGCAGTCATCCAGCCTTCTGAATGGAACCGCCGAGGACATCTTTGACGTTCAGCCACCTCCAGGGCCTCCGCCAGCGCAGCAAAAGGAGGAACCATCAAAGGATGCGGAAGGGTTCACGATTCCAGGTGCCATGAACGATCCCATCTCTCGGGCCcagagggaggcggcggccgaggagggggatcaCATGTTTAAGCTCAACATCCAAAACGAGCCCAtcgccgaggaggaccaGGATGCGAAGCAAGCAGCCTTGTCCAATGTGGCCAGTGTTCTGACGACCATGGGGGCGCCTGCTAGAAAGACGGGTACTGTCCGTGGCAGGAGAGATGTAAGAAATACGGTTTACATGCCAGCCCCAACACACGAAGTACCCGGGAGCGCAttcccgccatcaccatcactaCCTCCCACGACACTGGCAAGGCCCACGCCGCCGTTCTCGACAGAAGGGAGCCATACCTCTCGTGCTTCCGACACCCAGTCGATCCGCTCAGGCACCTCGCTTGGCGGCGCATCATCCTACAGCGGTTTTGCTAGGCTGCGGCACCCGGACATGCACGGATCCGAGCATGCGACCGGCCTGAACTCATCAGTGATTGAATCGGTGTCTGCCATCtttgaagagggcgaggtcaAGTCTGTCAAGGTGACGGGCGAGATTGCGTTGTCCTACAACCCTGACCCCGACGCTGCCCAGCCAG ACCACGAAACCATCAAGCTTAACAAGTTCTCGCTGCTCGAATCCATCGGTCCTAACCGCACCTTTGTCGGCAACACGCTTTCGCCCGATGAGTTTACAGTCGATATTTCGCACCTCGGCAGCACAACCACCGCCTTCACCTACCGCGTCCACTCCGATTCGGATACGGCTTTAGCCAGCCAGTGTCCGATTGTCATCCACCCCGTATGGAAGCCTCAAGGTGACAAGCTTGGTCTGCTGCTGCAATACCGCCTCAACCCGGCCTCGAACCTGCCCCGTCCAGTAACACTCTCGAACCTCTCTTTCGTAGCAACATACGAAGGTGCCAAGGCAAGCGGCGTGCAGACCAAACCTTCGGGCACGCACCTGAAGGACAAGCACCTTGTATACTGGCGCCTCGGGGACGTCACCCTGACCCAAGACTGGGGCAAGATCATCTGCCGGGTGATTGGAGAACAAAACGCCGAGCCACAACCGGGTCATGTGGAAGTGAGGTGGGAGTACACATCTAATGAATCGGAAGGGCCAGGAACAGGCAGTGGGATTTCGGTAGCCAGATTAGGGGAgagcaagggcaaggagagggagctggaCGAGGAAGACCCGTTTGCTGATGCGGGGAGCTTGGCGAGTCCGAAGGACacgaggaggtgggttgaCTTGCcagtggtgaggaggatggtggcgggGAAGTATATGAGTCGAAGTGAGTCGAAGTGA
- the MAD1 gene encoding coiled-coil domain-containing protein mad1 (COG:D; EggNog:ENOG503NWBJ; BUSCO:EOG092630UB) has protein sequence MPEPPEPNTPKTRPVNNSKTSQLMRSFTPKGEPPGSARRPSVSSNGAPSFRATVAGGASRPTLSSQSRIAAFRNSTTSHNLLTGEPTNAPNPRASTMSRLSGPSPATSRESRESSKENHEPCESDEQRKLIEDLKAEVGTLKYQISNYEQEKELARLQMENEIRDTKRRAEDDFKAKQAADAEKGRAQRQVEVLQAELDELRTEQERQKRELEAKARSAVDEARVLREELEDLSAEKDEAARVAEREVNDLRAKLAACQRGKSELEEGNKGMEEMLERVQAALGEKDEIIGELEAQVLMLKAQTGDAETIAVIRRELSDQVTHIRALEAKNREQITELRHLRQVHKAVEVVEEEKRSLQRKVEAAVGVERELAEERTQRQRLEDERMAWAAYLEGEGQAEFDSPEEVARALVAERLSSASLLEKIGSLQPEVADRDNIIRSLEEEKAGLLEQIEKLKAPGGSSGGNDKARARLDRQRALAVKEVEYLRAQLRTFDMEDITMQPETVDEQKAQRIQELEDLVDRYKTEVATLHADLTSLESAAVSPVQPVIGSKRPRSDSDDAESEHLGQLARKNRKLQAELADVQQTLHLLRKEHAVTVEQLAKAKERASTRVLSLRSNPTSDYEAIKTATLAALKAENAELVAHIQRQPTLFSTVPTSQLAAAQREVAEAKAETASAHKSSRRLKEVWAAKSAEFKEAVFSTLGWTVSFIPGGKMRVESVYYPSKTDEHENSIVFDGEKGTMKVGGGPRSEFAVRIGDLIKFWVRERGCVPGFLAALTLEFWEERHGGQEDHSS, from the exons ATGCCCGAACCCCCAGAACCAAACACACCCAAAACGCGACCGGTGAACAACAGCAAAACTTCCCAACTAATGCGGTCCTTCACCCCCAAAGGCGAGCCGCCCGGGTCGGCCCGGCGTCCCTCCGTCTCCAGCAACGGCGCCCCCAGCTTCCGCGCCACCGTTGCCGGCGGCGCCTCAAGACCGACGCTCTCTTCCCAATCCAGA ATCGCCGCCTTTCGCAACAGCACAACctcccacaacctcctcacgGGCGAACCAACAaacgcccccaacccccgagCCAGCACCATGTCACGGCTCAGCGGACCCTCCCCCGCAACGAGCAGAGAAAGTCGCGAAAGCAGCAAAGAGAACCACGAACCTTGCGAGAGCGACGAACAGCGAAAACTAATCGAGGACCTCAAAGCCGAGGTCGGCACGCTAAAATACCAAATCAGCAACTACGAGCAAGAAAAGGAGCTGGCGCGTCTGCAGATGGAGAATGAAATTCGAGACACCAAGCGACGGGCGGAAGACGACTTCAAGGCGAAGCAAGCCGCCGACGCGGAAAAGGGACGTGCCCAGCGGCAGGTTGAGGTGTTGCAGGCGGAACTTGACGAGCTGAGAACGGAGCAGGAGAGGCAGAAACGGGAGCTGGAGGCCAAGGCTAGGAGCGCGGTGGATGAGGCGAGGGTGCtgagggaggagcttgaggattTGAGTGCGGAGAAGGatgaggcggcgagggtggcggaGCGGGAGGTTAATGACCTCCGGGCTAAGCTTGCGGCGTGTCAGCGGGGGAAGAgtgagttggaggaggggaataaggggatggaggagatgctgGAGAGGGTGCAGGCTgcgttgggggagaaggatgagattattggggagctggaggcgcaGGTGCTGATGCTCAAGGCGCAGACGGGGGACGCGGAGACTATTGCTGTTATCAGGAGGGAGCTGTCGGATCAGGTGACGCATATTAGGGCGCTGGAGGCGAAGAATAGGGAGCAGATTACCGAGCTCAGGCACTTGCGCCAGGTGCACAAGGCTGTggaggtggtcgaggaggagaagaggtctTTGCAGCGGAAGGTGGAGGCtgcggttggtgttgagcgggagctggcggaggagaggacgcagaggcagaggttggaggatgagaggatGGCTTGGGCGGCGTatttggagggtgaggggcAGGCTGAGTTTGACTCGCCTGAGGAGGTGGCCAGGGCTCTTGTTGCTGAGCGGCTCAGCTCGGCGAGTTTGCTGGAGAAGATAGGGTCTCTCCAGCCTGAGGTTGCTGATCGGGATAATATTATTAGGTctcttgaggaggagaaggccgggCTGCTGGAGCAGATTGAGAAACTCAAGGCTCCTGGGGGGTCCAGTGGGGGGAACGATAAGGCTCGTGCCCGTCTGGACAGGCAGCGCGCCCTTGCCGTTAAGGAGGTTGAGTACCTTAGGGCGCAACTCAGGACGTTTGACATGGAGGATATCACCATGCAGCCTGAGACAGTGGACGAGCAAAAGGCGCAGAGGATacaggagctggaggatcTGGTTGATCGGTACAAGACCGAGGTTGCGACGCTTCACGCCGATTTGACGTCTCTCGAATCTGCCGCTGTGTCTCCGGTTCAGCCTGTCATTGGGAGCAAGCGTCCCCGATCAGACTCTGACGACGCGGAATCCGAACATTTGGGGCAGCTGGCCAGGAAAAACAGGAAACTCCAGGCTGAGCTTGCCGACGTTCAGCAAACGCTACATCTTTTACGAAAAGAACACGCCGTCACGGTTGAACAGCTAGCCAAGGCAAAAGAACGGGCCTCGACCCGAGTTTTGTCTCTTAGGTCTAACCCAACATCCGACTACGAAGCCATCAAGACAGCCACCTTGGCCGCGTTGAAAGCCGAAAACGCCGAGCTGGTAGCTCACATACAACGTCAGCCAACACTGTTTTCCACCGTACCCACATCGCAACTCGCCGCTGCCCAAAGGGAGGTAGCAGAGGCAAAAGCAGAAACCGCCTCGGCGCACAAGAGTTCACGTCGACTGAAGGAGGTGTGGGCGGCAAAGTCGGCAGAGTTCAAAGAGGCTGTTTTTAGCACGCTGGGGTGGACGGTGAGTTTTATCCCTGGGGGGAAGATGAGGGTCGAGAGCGTTTACTACCCCTCAAAAACGGACGAGCACGAGAACAGCATTGtttttgatggggagaaggggacgatgaaggttggtggtgggccGAGGAGCGAGTTTGCGGTGAGGATTGGGGATCTGATCAAATTctgggtgagggagagggggtgcgTGCCGGGGTTTTTGGCGGCTTTGACGTTGGAgttttgggaggagaggcatGGGGGGCAGGAGGATCACTCTTCttag